GCCTTGTGCAGCAGTCCGGCCAGCTGGGCCCAGGAGGTCCGGCCGGACGTGCTCAGGATTCGTCCGGGTGCCGCACTGCTCAGGGTGGTGCAGAGTCGAACCTCTTCGGGATCCGGACCACAGCTGAGCACGATGCCCGGGACGCGCTTCAGGAGCCCTGCGCAAAGTTCTTGCCAGCGCTGTTCCGGCCAGCGTTTGATGGACCAGCGGGTTCCGGGATGGAGCACGGCGAAGCGGGGCAAATCCGCGGCGGGAGGCCATGGCTGGGTGCGTTCCCTGGCAAAGGTCAAGGGCGGGATGGGCAGAGGCAGGGGAGCTGGAAGGCAATCGCTGACGGTATGAAAGTCTTTTTCCACCTGGTGGCTTTTGTACCACCAGTAGCTGGAAACCTCCGTGAACGTTTGCCGCCACCACCAGTGCAAGGGGCGACCGGCCGCATTGGCGCTGCGGTGGCGGGCTCCGCTCATCAGGGTCAGCCAACGTCCCCGGTCTCCGTCACCCAGTTCGAAGGCATGGTCGAAACGTTTGCGGCGGATCGTTGCGGCCAGGCCGAAATCCGATATCCAGTTCCAGGGACGGCGTTTGGCTTTTTCCGGGGCAGCGGCAGTGAGCACCCTGTCGATGTCCGGGCATCCACCCAGAATGCCTTCACATCCCTGGCGGACCACCACCCAGATCTCGGCCCGGGGATACGCCATCCGAACGGAGCGAAGCATCGGGGTCAGCAGCAGGCTGTCTCCGATGTGTTTGAGTTTGATGAACAGGCATTTCATGCCCGACTACCGCTCTCCCACCAGCCAGCGCCAATACCAGGACTTCTGCCACAGCGGGTTGCGTTTGGGCTGGATACAGACGTTCCGGGATCTGTCCACAACCACTTCCCAGCAAAAGCGCAAGAACATTCGGCTGTGCCCGGCATCTTTGCCGTACTGCTTCATCTCAAATTCCTTGCGGGCATCCACGGG
This is a stretch of genomic DNA from Desulfonatronum thioautotrophicum. It encodes these proteins:
- a CDS encoding glycosyltransferase family 9 protein; the protein is MKCLFIKLKHIGDSLLLTPMLRSVRMAYPRAEIWVVVRQGCEGILGGCPDIDRVLTAAAPEKAKRRPWNWISDFGLAATIRRKRFDHAFELGDGDRGRWLTLMSGARHRSANAAGRPLHWWWRQTFTEVSSYWWYKSHQVEKDFHTVSDCLPAPLPLPIPPLTFARERTQPWPPAADLPRFAVLHPGTRWSIKRWPEQRWQELCAGLLKRVPGIVLSCGPDPEEVRLCTTLSSAAPGRILSTSGRTSWAQLAGLLHKAVLFVGVDTAAMHLAAACSCPTVALFMGSSPVEWAPWQTRHVVIEPVQDDQKPLRSPAEGISVRMVLQACDKLLETGERM